A genomic window from Leeia speluncae includes:
- a CDS encoding Fis family transcriptional regulator: protein MIETSTNDPVSACVNQALKQYFADLDGETPANIYDMVLRSIEKPMLEFVLKEAGGNQSKAADWLGLNRNTLRKKMKEHGLL from the coding sequence ATGATAGAAACCAGCACGAACGACCCTGTCTCTGCATGTGTAAACCAGGCTTTGAAGCAATATTTTGCGGATCTCGATGGTGAAACTCCAGCCAATATCTACGATATGGTACTCAGAAGCATTGAAAAGCCGATGCTTGAATTTGTATTAAAAGAAGCAGGTGGCAACCAAAGTAAAGCGGCAGATTGGCTTGGCCTAAACCGCAATACATTGCGCAAAAAGATGAAAGAACACGGCCTTCTATAA
- the purH gene encoding bifunctional phosphoribosylaminoimidazolecarboxamide formyltransferase/IMP cyclohydrolase produces the protein MDLCKIKRALISVSDKKGVLEFAQALAANGVHILSTGGTAKLLADNGVAVTEVADYTGFPEMLDGRVKTLHPKIHGGILGRRDLDSHVAKMAEHDIGNIDLVCVNLYPFEATIAKADCTFEDAIENIDIGGPAMVRSAAKNHAHVAIVTDAADYEALTAEMKANDGALSLKTRQGLAKKAFSHTAAYDGAISNYLTALTEEGSKQAFPNRLNLQFEKVQDMRYGENPHQGAAFYRDLHPAAGSLAGYTQLQGKELSYNNIADSDAAWEAVKQFDEPACVIVKHANPCGVAVAADPLSAYRLAFATDTTSAFGGIIAFNREVDGVTVEAVTGQFLEVLIAPSFTEEAKALIAAKKNVRVLEVPLSAGANHFDLKRVGGGLLVQTPDLHQITEADLKVVTKLQPTAAQLKDLLFAWRVAHFVKSNAIVFCGNGQTLGVGAGQMSRVDSTKIAAIKAKNAGLELKGSVCASDAFFPFRDGVDVIAENGVSAIIQPGGSMRDDEVIAAADEHGIAMVVTGIRHFRH, from the coding sequence ATGGATCTCTGTAAAATCAAGCGCGCGCTAATCAGCGTTTCTGACAAGAAAGGTGTGCTGGAGTTTGCTCAGGCACTAGCCGCGAATGGCGTACATATTTTGTCTACTGGCGGAACAGCCAAACTATTAGCAGACAACGGCGTCGCCGTGACAGAAGTAGCCGACTACACTGGCTTCCCAGAAATGCTAGATGGCCGTGTAAAAACACTTCATCCAAAAATCCATGGTGGCATTTTGGGTCGTCGTGATCTAGACAGCCACGTTGCTAAAATGGCAGAACACGACATCGGCAACATTGACCTAGTGTGTGTCAACCTATACCCGTTCGAAGCAACCATCGCCAAGGCAGATTGCACTTTTGAAGATGCTATCGAGAATATCGATATCGGCGGCCCAGCAATGGTTCGTTCTGCAGCTAAAAACCATGCGCACGTAGCCATCGTGACCGATGCAGCAGACTACGAAGCACTCACTGCAGAAATGAAAGCGAATGACGGCGCATTGAGCCTAAAAACTCGCCAAGGTCTGGCGAAAAAAGCCTTCAGCCATACCGCTGCTTACGATGGTGCAATTAGCAACTATCTAACTGCATTAACAGAAGAAGGCAGCAAACAAGCCTTCCCAAATCGTTTGAACCTGCAGTTCGAAAAGGTCCAAGATATGCGTTACGGCGAAAACCCGCACCAAGGTGCTGCGTTCTACCGTGATTTGCACCCAGCAGCTGGTAGCCTAGCGGGTTACACTCAGTTGCAAGGCAAAGAGCTTAGCTATAACAACATCGCTGACTCTGATGCAGCATGGGAAGCAGTAAAGCAATTTGACGAGCCAGCATGTGTGATCGTTAAACACGCCAACCCATGTGGCGTTGCCGTAGCGGCAGATCCACTTTCTGCTTACCGCTTAGCATTTGCGACAGATACCACTAGCGCATTTGGCGGCATTATTGCCTTTAACCGCGAAGTAGACGGTGTAACCGTTGAAGCAGTAACAGGTCAGTTCTTAGAAGTGTTAATTGCCCCTTCATTTACCGAAGAAGCCAAAGCACTCATCGCAGCGAAGAAAAACGTGCGCGTACTAGAAGTGCCATTGTCTGCTGGTGCAAACCATTTTGATCTAAAACGCGTTGGCGGCGGTCTATTGGTGCAAACCCCAGACTTACATCAGATCACTGAAGCAGATCTAAAAGTAGTCACCAAACTACAACCAACTGCAGCACAATTGAAAGACCTATTGTTCGCATGGCGCGTGGCGCACTTTGTGAAATCTAACGCGATTGTATTCTGCGGCAATGGTCAGACATTGGGCGTTGGTGCAGGCCAAATGAGCCGTGTAGACTCAACCAAGATTGCTGCAATCAAAGCGAAAAATGCGGGTCTAGAACTGAAAGGTTCTGTCTGCGCATCCGACGCCTTCTTCCCGTTCCGTGACGGTGTAGACGTGATTGCAGAAAATGGCGTATCAGCCATCATCCAACCAGGTGGTTCTATGCGTGATGACGAAGTGATTGCTGCCGCTGACGAACATGGCATCGCCATGGTCGTTACTGGCATCCGCCACTTCCGTCACTAA